The DNA sequence TTGTGGCACGCCGCGCGGCTGAGAGCGCCTTGCGGTCCGTAGTGACAGAATCGGCAGATCCGCCCAAGGCGGCCCCGGCCCTCGGGACCATCGTGAAGACCGTTGCCAGCATGAGGCCGAAACAGGCTCCTAAAATGTACGCTTTTTTCTTCATTGCCCCCCCTGCCGCTCCCCTGCCTCAAAAGAACATTTCCGCTCCATCCGGCGGGGCTTAACCGCTTCCGCATATATCGGTTTATGGTTACATTCTACTCTTTTTTCGACAAAAAAAACAAAAAAGCCGTCTCGCGACGGCTTTCAAAGGGATGGTATCTGCGGTGGCAACGCACAGTGCTACCTTCTGGCCACCATGCGCCGCTGCATGCGGCCGCCCATGGCAGCCATCTGGTGTTTCTGCAAGGCGCCCAGGCTCTCAAGGTGAAACTGGAACCACATGTCGCCGTAGTTTCTCATCTTCATCTTCTTGCCCTGTTCCAGGCAGGCCAGGTTATCCGCGAGCGTCGCATCGCCGGGCAGCTTCTTCAGCCCCTTGCCCAGAACCTCCTTGGCCTTCGACACATCGCCACACTCGTTGAGGCAATAGGCATACACCCCCCAGAGCAGCGATTCCTTGCCGTTCCACTGCACCGCCTTGTCGAAGGTGGCAATCATCTTGTCCTTCTTCTGGCGTTTCATGTAGCAGATGGCCAGCATGCCCATGGCTGCCCAGTTTTTGAAGAACGACTTTTCCAGATACGGGAAGGCGTTGGAAAAATCGCGTTTCATGTAGTAGATCATGCCGATCTGGGAGTTGATCTGCCCTTCCACATAGACCTGCCATTTGCCGTATTGCAAGGCATCCTTCAATTCGCGGACCGCCTTTTCAAAACGCGGCGGCTGCGCCTGGAGATCCTTGCCGGCGGTCTCGATGGAAGCCATGACCTTCTTCATGATAACGCGGGAAATGACCACGAAGAGAGCGGTAAAAATTACCAGGCCGACCAGGAGCGCCGCCCACCAGGGAAGTTTGACGGCAAGGAGCAGCAGGGACAGGACTGCGCCCGACGCGGCGGAAATGAGAATATTATACATCGGTCTTTCCTTTCATGATGAGGCAGACAGGGCGGAAAACATCAGCTTTTCCGTGCTTCAGGTACCATTTCCCCGTTTTTTTCGATAAACTTGGCGATGATGATACGCCGTCCCGGCTTCAGGGCAACCCTGACCTTCAGGTTGTTCCAGAGCGAGAGGAGCTTGGAAGAAACGTTGAAACGCTTGGCGAGAGACGTCAGGGTATCGCCCTTCTTCACGGTATAATACTTCGCATAGCCGCCCTTCGCAGTACCGGCGGTGGCGGCGGAACGGCCCTCGTGGCTGAAATCAACCGTCTGCCGGGCCGGAACGACCAGCGTCTTGCCGGCAATACGGCTCTTCTTTGAGAGCCCGTTCAATTCGGCCAGCGCATCCGGGGTCGTGCTGTACCGGCGGGCGACTCCCTTGAGCGAATCCCTTTTGCGGGCGTGATAGTGGGTGTAAAGCACCTTTTCGGTGTAGCGCTGGTCCTCGGGGACCTTGCCGTAAGCGGCATCGAACTGCAGCTTTGTCCCCTTGGGCACCTTGAGTTCATAGTCGGGGTAATTGGGAGGGGTGGACCAATGGCGCAGATCCGGATTCAGTTCCTTGATCGTCTCGTAGGTCGTGCCGGTCAGCTTGGCAACCAATTCCAGATCGGTGCGCGAGGGGATCTTGACGATATCGAACTCAATCGGAGACAGGTAGGCCACGTCGGAAAAACCGTAGCGGGCGGGGTCCTTGGCGATTATGGCCGCGGCCAGCAGCTTGGGGACATATTCTTTTGTCTCGCGCTTGAGATAGGAACCGCGGGAAAGCTCCCAAAAATCGCTGGTGTTGTACATGCTGATGGCGCGCAGAATCTTGTTTTCACCGGCGTTATAGCCGGCGGCCGCCAGATACCAGTCGCCGTTGAACATGCCGTAGAGTTCTTTCAGGTACAGGGCGGCGGCAACCGTGGCCTTGAGCGGGTCCTTGCGCTCGTCGATCCACTGGTCGATACGCAGGGAATAACGCCGGCCGGTGCCGGAGATAAACTGCCACGGCCCCACGGCATTGGCCACCGAACGGGCCTGTAGATGGAAACCGCTCTCGATCATGGCCACGTAGACCAAGTCTTCCGGCATCCCCTCGCGCTTGAGGATCTCTTTCATCATGGGGATGTAGCGGGACGAGCGGGAGAGCCAGCGGGAGAAGGATTGTTTTCCCCTGGTCTGGAAATAGGAGAGGAAATATTCGACCTTGCTGTTGAGGGCCAGGGGGATGTCCGCCTGGGGCAGATCGACATCGGGCAGCGCCAGTTCGACAGCGTCGCTTCCTTTGTCCTTGAGTTCCTCAAGGGTAAAGAGTTCGCTCGCGTCCTGCTGCTGCGGCTCATCCTCGTCCGTCAACTCGTCGCGTGGGACGAGCGCCACCTGTTCCAATGCGGGCAACGCCGGAACAGTAGGGCTGGTCAACTCGGCCAGCAGAGGCTGGACCGGCTCCGTAGCGCCTGCCGGAAGGGAGCACGCTACAAGGGCTATGGCAATGACGATATGCTTCACACGCTTCCCGATGACTACTACGCGGTAGTGTCGCGCCGTCATGCTGAGTGCCGACGCAGAGTTTGATAAAGCTATGGAATTATAAAGGAGTTGCCAAGGAAAGTCAATCCCGGGGAAAACCTTGCGGCATGGGCGTTTGCGAGATATTGCCCCGCCGGTCGCCCACCGCGTCCGCGGTTCGGGCAGGTATGCCCTCCTGGAGATATCTGACAAATTCCATCCCCGCCAGGACGATGATCCAACTGGTGTAAATCCAGACCATGAAGACCGGCAGCACGGCCAACGTACCGTAAATGGCGTTATAGCGCGATACGCCGACCTGAAAATGGATATAGGCCCACTGGGCCACCTGCCACACGGTGCCGGCCGCCACCCCGCCCATCACGGCATTGCGCAAGCTCACCCGCACGTTCGGGATGAACTTATAGAGAAACACAAGGGCGATCCAGCTACTCAGGTAGGGGACCAACCGGAACAGCATCAGGATCAGGTAGCCGAATACCGGCAGCCGGAAGAACCACTGCACCACCCCCTGATGCTGGAGACTGCTGGTAATGCTGACGGCCAGGGCGATCAGGAGCGGCACGCTCAGGATCACGATCACATAATCCCGCAATTTGTGGTGGAGCCGCTTACCCCGTTCGAGGCTCCAGATCTGGTTGAAGGCGTCCTCAACGCTATCCAGAATCGCCATGGCCGACACCAGCAGGGTCATCAGGCCGGCCGCCCCCAACGATCCCACATGGGTGTTGGCGATATAATGCAGCATGCGGGTAACCAGCTCGTGCGACCCGGCCGTCACATGGGAAAGGATCATGGGCGCCAGGACCGCATGCATATTGAGCGCCTTGAAGGTGGCGAAGAGCAAGGCCAGAAAGGGCACGATGGAGAGCATGCTGGAGAAGGCCAGCGCCGAGGCGTGGGTCGTACAGCGGTCGTCCATGAATCGTTGGACCAGAATCCGGCCCGTGGTTATCATCCTGCGCTGACGCTCCGAAAGCGGCATGGATCCCCTCATACAAAAAAGCCCACCGTAGTGGGCTTTTCCCCTTCGTTTTCCCGCCAAAGGTCAGGAGGCGGCGGTACGTTCCTTCTCCTTGTGCATCGCTTCCCGGCCGGCTTCGATGGCCGACGCGAGGATGGACTTCTTCTCCACGATGGTTTCCTTGCCGTCCTCGATGGCCGTCTTGATCTTGTCCTGGGCGTCCTTGGCGTATTCCTTGATCTTGTCGACCGCATCTTCGGTCAGATCGGCGATGGTCTCACGCATCTCCTTGCCGCTCTTGGGCGCGTACAGCAACGCCAGCCCGGCGCCGAGAGCCGCCCCGGCCAGAAATGACACCATCACCGTTCCCGCGGAAATTCCTTTTTCGTCGTCAGACATGGTCATTTTCCTCCCCGTTTTTTGAGATAGCGTTCAAGCAGATATTTCCCCGCCACCTTGGCGCCGACCACCCAGGTCGAGGTGGCGTTGAGCACCCCGGCAACCATCCCTACCGATCGGTTTATGGTGTTAAGGTTGTCGCCGGTCTCGCCCAGCGCCGTCATGAAACGCTTGACATCGTCCGCATGCTCGGCCACGTCGCTGCCAACGGCCCGCAACTCGGTCAAAGCCGCGGTCAGTTCCTGGAGGGCCGGTTTCAACTCCGTATGCACCATTTCCGACAGCGCCCCCAAGGAGATCGCCGCCCGCTTCACGGCCAGCAGCGTCGGAATAAAGGCGAGCACCATGATGCAGAGCGCCGCCGAGATGATGATCAGCACAATTCCGGTCAGGGTCATTTTTTTCTCCGGCTCACGTTTTCAGGCCTTCCAAGGTACGTCACAGTATAAAACAAAATCGGAATAATTCAATCTGTTTCAGTCCCGGCGTGGGCCGATTTTGTCCAGAATCCCCGCCGCCAGGAGCGGAATCATGATTTCGTGGTGACCCGTAATCGCCAGACCGCGGCTGTCGCCGGCGGTCGGCCGCTTGACCACGTTCTGCAGCGGGCGGTAATGCTGCTGCATATCGAAGTTGGCGGTGGTGAAATGGTCCACGTGAAAGCCCATGTTCTGGACGATGGAGAGAGCCTTGAGAAACACCTCCGGCATGATCACGGCACTGCCGATGTTGATGAAGACCCCGCCGTCCCCCAGGGTCGCCACCACAGAGGCGAAGAGCCGGAAATCGGTGAACGTGGCCTGTCCCAGCACGGCGCCGTCGGCCTCCGGGTGCTGGTGGATGATGTCGGTGCCCATGGCCACATGCACCGTGGCGGGAATCCCCTTGGCGCGGCAGGCCGCCAAAAGGCTGGCCCCGGCGTGGGGATTGCGGTTTTCGGCGATGAAGCGCCCGAGGGACTCGCCGTAGCCCATCCCCTCGGCGACCCCGGCCTTGAGCGCCCGGTTGATGTCGCGCCCGGTCTCCTCGGCCATGCCGAAGGTGCCGCAGTGCAGCACAGCGCCCACATCCTCGCTGGTCTCGCCGATCAGGGATATCTCGTAATCGTGGATCGAGGCGGAACCATTCATGGCCACCGCCGTCACGACGTCGGCGTCAATGAGGGCCTTCAGCACCGGTTGCAGGCCGCATTTGATCACGTGGCCGCCAATGGCGATCACCACCGGCTTCCCCTTGCGGCGGGCCGCAACGACTGCGTCGATGGTCGCCTTGAGGTTCTCGGCGCCCAACTGGTTGGGCATGGCCGCCAAAAGGCCGGCAACGGTCATTCCGGGGGTGACGGCAGCGGCAAAATCACGTTCGAGCGAGACCTTGTTCCTGCGCTCGGCGATGGGGTAGGTCTTGACGGCGGCGAGATCGATAGGCTGGAGTTTCATTTCGGAACCTTCCGTGTTGGTCGTGTTCCCCCTTTGTCAAAGGGGGAAGAAAACGATTATCCGAACAGCGACCGTTCCACCAGGTCGCAGATGATGTGAATGATGGTGATGTGCCCCTCCTGGATGCGCGGGGTGTCATCGGAGGGGACCACCAGCGCCACGTCGGAGGCGGCCTTGATGCTCCCGCCGTCGCGCCCCAAGAGACCGACGGTGCGGCAGCCGCGCTCCCGCGCCGCCTGAAAGGCCTTGAGCACATTGGGGGAGTTGCCGCTGGTGGAAATGCCGACCACCATGTCGCCCGCCGCCGCAAGGGCCTCGACTTGGCGGCTGAAGATCGCCTCGAAACCGTAATCGTTGCCGATGGCGGTCAGGATGGAGGTGTCGGTGGAGAGCGCCACGGCGGGCAGGGCGCGGCGCTCCAACTTGAAGCGCCCGACGATCTCGGCCGCGAAATGCTGGGCATCGGCGGCCGATCCTCCGTTGCCCATCACCAGCAGCTTTCCTCCGCTCTTGAGGGTATGGGCAAGCAGGCCCGCCGTCTCGGCGATCAACGGGGCCATATCCCGCTCCATTGTCTCTAACAAAGCGCGATGGGCCTGCAACTGCGCCTTCACATCTCCAACCATGAACCACCTCCGCTCCGTGCCAGACGGCACGGCACTGGGTATTTCCCGTTATTCGTCATACATCCCCGAGTGCGGCGGCTACGTCGGCGAATGGAATGGACATCTCCATGCCGGCGACAGACGCATCATCCTGCCAACGCACCATGATCATCTCAGGGACACTCCCCCTGAGCGCTCCGATCTTGCGCACCAAGTCCCGGTGCGGCATGATCATGGACAACCGAACCTGGTCTATGCCGGTATGCAGGCAATTCCAGCCGCAACGGCGAAACTCCCGGGCCTGGCGGTGATGCAGCAACAGGGTGAAGCGATGCCCCCGGCGGGCCCCCTCTCGGATGGTTTCCATGGCGTCGGCAAGAGCGGCCGCATCCGTATCGGCACCGAAATAAACGCCGTAATGGCGGCTGATGCCCCACTGTTCCCGATAGTGTTCCCAGCTGATATGAGCCTGGCTCTTCCGCCGCGCGTCCGAGCCGAAAACCGGCTCCTGGCTGCAAATCAGGTGAGAGCGCGACGTAACACCGGTGCGATACCCCTTGCTCCAGGCGCGGCGAATATAATCGATCAGGCACCATTCGCCGCTATCCAGCCCCTCGTCGAAGCAACCGATCTGCACCCGCATCTCGCTCTTCAGCAACAGGGCCGAAAACGACACCGAGAAGGTCTCGATGAACGGGCAATCGTGCCTGCTGTTGACGGCAAGGCGTTGCGAAGCCCCGCTGCCGCTGAAAACCGGCGAGACAATACCGACCGAAGCGTCCCGGGCGGCCTCCCTGAGGGCGTCGAGCCATCCGGGGGTGACCAGGACATGCGGCCGGACAACGATGGCAAGATCGCCATCGGAACGCGCCAGCCCCCTATTGATGGCCGGCACCAGCCCGATGTTGCGCTCGGACTTTATGAACAGGCCCTGTTCCCCCAGCGGCTCGGAGAACTCCTCCATCATCAGCTCGGTTTCCCGGCTGCTGCCGTTGTCGACGACGATCATGCGCGCCCCGGGGGAGTGCCTGAGGATCGCGGCCAGGCAGGCGCGGGTTTCGAAGGGACTGTTCCAGACCGGGACGATTATGTCGATGGAGGGATTTGTCATATCAGCACAGTAAGACGAAAACAGGGATAAACAGGATGAGCAGGAACGACGATTCGCGGCGCATCCTGACTGTCCTGTTCATCCCCGCTCATGGAGAGTTTCTTCACACCCCTTGGGACCGGCACGGCTACGATGTGACTGCGACCCGGCGGAGGAGGTTCAATTCATCAAGGACCTTGCCGGAACCGAGCACAACGCAGTCCAGAGGATTCTCGGCAATGAGCACCGGCACCTTGGTGACCTCGCGCAGCAACATGTCCAGGTTGCGCA is a window from the Oryzomonas sagensis genome containing:
- a CDS encoding tetratricopeptide repeat protein, which encodes MYNILISAASGAVLSLLLLAVKLPWWAALLVGLVIFTALFVVISRVIMKKVMASIETAGKDLQAQPPRFEKAVRELKDALQYGKWQVYVEGQINSQIGMIYYMKRDFSNAFPYLEKSFFKNWAAMGMLAICYMKRQKKDKMIATFDKAVQWNGKESLLWGVYAYCLNECGDVSKAKEVLGKGLKKLPGDATLADNLACLEQGKKMKMRNYGDMWFQFHLESLGALQKHQMAAMGGRMQRRMVARR
- a CDS encoding lytic transglycosylase domain-containing protein, with the translated sequence MTARHYRVVVIGKRVKHIVIAIALVACSLPAGATEPVQPLLAELTSPTVPALPALEQVALVPRDELTDEDEPQQQDASELFTLEELKDKGSDAVELALPDVDLPQADIPLALNSKVEYFLSYFQTRGKQSFSRWLSRSSRYIPMMKEILKREGMPEDLVYVAMIESGFHLQARSVANAVGPWQFISGTGRRYSLRIDQWIDERKDPLKATVAAALYLKELYGMFNGDWYLAAAGYNAGENKILRAISMYNTSDFWELSRGSYLKRETKEYVPKLLAAAIIAKDPARYGFSDVAYLSPIEFDIVKIPSRTDLELVAKLTGTTYETIKELNPDLRHWSTPPNYPDYELKVPKGTKLQFDAAYGKVPEDQRYTEKVLYTHYHARKRDSLKGVARRYSTTPDALAELNGLSKKSRIAGKTLVVPARQTVDFSHEGRSAATAGTAKGGYAKYYTVKKGDTLTSLAKRFNVSSKLLSLWNNLKVRVALKPGRRIIIAKFIEKNGEMVPEARKS
- a CDS encoding YihY/virulence factor BrkB family protein codes for the protein MRGSMPLSERQRRMITTGRILVQRFMDDRCTTHASALAFSSMLSIVPFLALLFATFKALNMHAVLAPMILSHVTAGSHELVTRMLHYIANTHVGSLGAAGLMTLLVSAMAILDSVEDAFNQIWSLERGKRLHHKLRDYVIVILSVPLLIALAVSITSSLQHQGVVQWFFRLPVFGYLILMLFRLVPYLSSWIALVFLYKFIPNVRVSLRNAVMGGVAAGTVWQVAQWAYIHFQVGVSRYNAIYGTLAVLPVFMVWIYTSWIIVLAGMEFVRYLQEGIPARTADAVGDRRGNISQTPMPQGFPRD
- a CDS encoding YtxH domain-containing protein encodes the protein MSDDEKGISAGTVMVSFLAGAALGAGLALLYAPKSGKEMRETIADLTEDAVDKIKEYAKDAQDKIKTAIEDGKETIVEKKSILASAIEAGREAMHKEKERTAAS
- a CDS encoding DUF948 domain-containing protein; this encodes MTLTGIVLIIISAALCIMVLAFIPTLLAVKRAAISLGALSEMVHTELKPALQELTAALTELRAVGSDVAEHADDVKRFMTALGETGDNLNTINRSVGMVAGVLNATSTWVVGAKVAGKYLLERYLKKRGGK
- the gmhA gene encoding D-sedoheptulose 7-phosphate isomerase — protein: MVGDVKAQLQAHRALLETMERDMAPLIAETAGLLAHTLKSGGKLLVMGNGGSAADAQHFAAEIVGRFKLERRALPAVALSTDTSILTAIGNDYGFEAIFSRQVEALAAAGDMVVGISTSGNSPNVLKAFQAARERGCRTVGLLGRDGGSIKAASDVALVVPSDDTPRIQEGHITIIHIICDLVERSLFG
- a CDS encoding glycosyltransferase family 2 protein: MTNPSIDIIVPVWNSPFETRACLAAILRHSPGARMIVVDNGSSRETELMMEEFSEPLGEQGLFIKSERNIGLVPAINRGLARSDGDLAIVVRPHVLVTPGWLDALREAARDASVGIVSPVFSGSGASQRLAVNSRHDCPFIETFSVSFSALLLKSEMRVQIGCFDEGLDSGEWCLIDYIRRAWSKGYRTGVTSRSHLICSQEPVFGSDARRKSQAHISWEHYREQWGISRHYGVYFGADTDAAALADAMETIREGARRGHRFTLLLHHRQAREFRRCGWNCLHTGIDQVRLSMIMPHRDLVRKIGALRGSVPEMIMVRWQDDASVAGMEMSIPFADVAAALGDV